The nucleotide window CTCTCACCCAACACTCTCAAGGAGATAGACTCTCCCCCAGAAGTCCCTGCCACCACCATGACATCCCCCATGGCATCCCACGCCACAGGTGAGACCTCCCATGTTGGGAAACCACGGTGCCCAGGGCTCGGGGTGTCAAACCTTCACGGTAAGAGTGATGAGTTGGGGAGAAGAGCGAGAAGCTTCTGCTTTGCGTGAAATAAGTCAAGGCTCTCTTGTCTCAGAGCTTCTTCACTATCACTTAAGGCCTTCGTCAGAATCTGCTTTTCCTAGTCCCGAagacaggttggcctcaaactcagatctccagttaagagctctggcagctcttccagagaacctgggctcGATTCCCAGCCCTCACAGGGCAGGCCTGGAAGAGCTgacgccctctcctggcttccacaggcactgcatgaatGTGATGCACAggcatatattcaggcaaaacaaccatacacgtgaaatgaaaataaaaataaaaaccttccaggccttttgtaattaatattttcattttagagaGTATTTGAACTGGGAGCATCGCTCAATGGTAGAATATATGCTCAGCAtatatgaggctctgggtttgattcctaggatCCCCCTCATTCAAATAGAAGGAATTAGTTGCTAGTTCCTTAGAATACATGGTATTCTCTAGGTGAGATGGATAAAGGTAACATTTGTTCTAGGGAACAAGTACATTTGTAAGGCAAGTAGAGAGGCGACATGTACCACCAACATATTCGTTATGGGAATatcttttaattttgattttagtttGTTGACTATGTACAAatagttcgtgtgtgtgtgtgtgtgtgtgtgtgtgtgtgtacatgtatgtgaaaatcagaggtcaacactgaatgtcttcctcagtcaccacatttatttattttgagacagggtttgactatgtagccctggctggcctggaattcactatgtagaccaggctaccctggaactcacaaagatctgcctcagtctccagaatgctaagattaaaggtgtgtaccatcatgtcCAGCTTAGACCACTTGAGTTTTGAGGACTGATTCTTTCAAGAAACTTGGagctgggactagagagatggcccagtggttaagagccccagctgctcttccagaggatctgggttcagttcccagcacccacatggcagctcacaactgtctgtaactccaagtggtgatggctcatgcctttaatcccagaacttggtaggcagaggcaggcagatctctgagttcaaggccagcctggtctacaagcaagttcaggacaaccagggctacacagagaaaccttgtcttgaaaaaccaaaataataataataataatagtaatagtaattaaTTGAAACCTGGAGCTGACTGGCCAGCCTGTAAACACCCTTCTGTCCCCAccgtcccagcactcagagtaTAGGCACATGTTCCCagacccagcttttttttttttaggatttattacGTATACGATGTGCTgtctgcatgttttgcctgcatgccagaagagggcaccagctctccctagagatgattgtgagccaccacgtggttactgggaattgaactcagaacctctgggaagagcagtccatgcttttaacctctgagccgtctctccagccctccctcccataCCCAGCCCTTATACAGACTTTAAGGGCTGAACTGGGGTCTCCGTGCTTGCAAGCACTATACCAACCACCCTCCAGCCCCCATTTCTTGattgaaaaacaagcaaatgtaAAAACTTGTGTTGATACtgtctttgagatagggtctccagCCTCATGTAGCCTCAAGCTCAGGAGGTAGCCGAGGCTGGACTACTTCAAGTCTAGCCTCGGCTGGACAGATGTAGTTCTCCATGGGGAGGAAGTCTgatcccttcttttctctcttggtcCCTTCCGAACCTCGCTGCAGCCACAGAACAACGCCAGGCCTTCCAGCCTTGGCCTGAGCGGCTCAACAACAACGTGGAGGAGCTGCTTCAGTCGTCCTTGTCCCTGGGCGGCAAGGAGCAGCAGGGCGGTCACAAGCAAGTTCAGGAGCAGCACAAGCAGGAGCTAGTACAAGATCATAAACAAGAGGAcgggcaggagcaggaggagcaggaggaggaggaagaggaggaggagacaaagcAGGAAGAGGGGCAGGGGACAGAGGAGGGCCTGGAGTCAGTGTCCAATCTGCAGTCCTACTCGGAGCCCAAGTTTCAGTCAGAGTCTCTGTCTCCCAACCCTTCCTCCTTTACTCCCCGGGTCCGAGAAGTGGACTCTGCTCCACTGATGATGGAGAACATCCAGGAGCTCATTCGGTCAGCCCAAGAAATGGACGAAATGAATGAACTGTACGATAACTCCTGGAGAAGCCAAAGCACTGGCAGGTACAGGAGATTGTGACCCCCTCATGGGCCCTGCCGTCCCTGCTGCCTTCTTTGGAATTGCGAAGCCCACTTACCAGCTTTGGTCTCCAGACCCACTCAGACCTGCTTAGGCTTCAGGCAGAGCTAGCAATGGCGGGCCCCTCCTGTTCTGTGCCAACCCTTGTTTTAAGCCCCACCCTGGGTTCTGGTCTTATCTCTGGCCTTGATTAGCACTAAAGCCTTCAGAAAGTTATTtctccattttgttgttgttgttctttctttattttatttttacttaggtgtatgtgtgtatgtctgtgtgtgtgtgtgtgtatgcacatgtgtgcaggtgtccatggaggccagaagagggcgccggatcccctgggactacagtaaatgggtggttgtgagctacaagagtgggtgctggggaccaaacttgggtcttctagaagagcaacaactgctcttaaccactgagccatctctccagccactgtttCTCCATGTTGGACTTcagttcctcatttgtaaaagtaGGCAGTTGGTCCAAGGTCCTCTCAGACTGCAGGATGGAAGTCCTCTGCTAAGCATGCTGAATGCGTATGACCAAGACCAACTGCTTAGCGGAGGGGAAGAGTAGATGTGGTTTTTCTACCCCACCCCCCTCTAGCCCATCCCCACCAGTCTGTACTATCTTCTTGCAGCCTCCTGCAGCTGCCCCACACGGAGACCATGATGGTGCTATGCTATTCCATTATGGAGAATACCTGCACCATGACTCCCACAGCCAAGGCCTGGAGCTACATGGAGGAGGAGATCCTTGGCTTCGGGGATTCGGTATGTCCACCATGCTATTTAATGGATACATGCCACTGGACATCCCATGGGCCTGGCACTGTGTGAGCCATGGGTGAGGGGGCTGGGCAAGGAAACCATGAGACATAGTTGAAGAGATTCCTTGGAAGGACATCTCCAGCCACCATGGAGGAAGGTTGAAGACCTAgtctggaagccagcctggtcttgaatGCATCCTTAAGCTCTTCAAGTCTTCAGGCTGTAAGCCATCCCTTGAATCCCGTTCAGCATCTTCAGTACCTAGCTGCGCCTCAGACtcggctctttttcttttcagaaggtTCATAGAACCTCTTCCTGTTGGGTCTAGTGGTGAAGGCTATAGTCCCGGCTGCTTAGGGGGCTGAAGCAGAAGAGTCACAAGTTCACTCTGTGGAATGGGCAGCAGAGTGAATAGAACTTAGTGAGACCcccgtctcaaaataaaaaagtaaacggggctgaggatggagctcagtggtagaacacttgcctagcgtgcagaagaccctaggttcaatccccagttccCAAAAAACAATGTATAACAGAAACCATTTGTATCAGGACtttctaaagaaacagaactgatagaatgaatatatagtAAAAGTGGACTTACCAGATTTGCTTACATGATACAGTCCAcatagtccaacaatggctggagaggctgagaatctggtagttgcttaatctgtgaggctggatgtctcaacaGCCCCAGACTGGCGCTGGAGGCCTGAGGATTCCTgcagagctgctggtcttcagtctacattggAGGCCTGAAGAAGCTTGTTCTAAAATCAGTAAAGGAATGCCGCGTCAGCGTGATAACGGACTTGCCAGCAAGCGTGAAGGCAAGCAGGCGAAAAGCAAAGCCGCCTTCTCCCATCAGACTGcagggtgctgcccacatttaggatCAGTCTTCCCCCTTCAAATGATCTGGtcaagaaaatccctcccagGAGCCCCAGTGGCTTGTTTCTAGTTGATttcaaatccagtcaagttgacaaccaagattcaCCATCAGAAATTCACCCCTTGTCAATTGACACCCAATCTCTTCATGTCATGCTCAATTTCCACATGAAAAAAATGACAATTATaattctgcctacatgtgatATAACTACCCCACATATGATTAAACACATTATTTAAGAATAGGTGGCAAAATCCCTTGAGGAATGCTTAGTGTTTTAGTGTCCCATAATTTAcatatgataatatatatttacagtaCTTAAACACTGATATTATCTCAGTGGGTGTTGCATTACATGAtaagaaatggaggaaagaaaacaaatgtctgCTTAATATATGTGTATCTATGCACAAACATGTTCTTAACAAAATAGGACAGGAAGCACATCGGTTACAATCCTCATTTCTGTGACTGGTCACATGAACTTAGCTGGTATTTGTAACTACCTTCTTCTACTGCTCGTTCTGTATTTCCTCCCCTCCGGAAGCACCTCAGAAGGCCTTGGTTCTTTCCTGGAAGGGTGACCCTTTCCTTTATCCCTGAGGGTTTGGATCCTGTCGTCCTGCTTCATCACTGGGGCATTAACTTAAcaccaagagatgccctaaagcagtggttctcaacctgtgggtcatgatcccttggggggggggtcgaatatcagataacctgcatatcagatacttagaTTATGATTcggaacagtagcaaaattacagttatgaagtagcaacaaaatgattttatggttgggggtcagcacaacatgaggagctgtattaaagggtcgcagcgttaggaagaaGGTTGAGAACAAGAGCCTGAAAGTGTCTTctgcactccagacataatcttCCTTATCTCCACTGTGAAGAAGGAAGCCATTTCCCCTTGGTAGTCTGGATCAACCACCCCTCCTAAAAATGTATTCCTTTCTTAGCTTGTTGGCTTAAAAGTATCATGAGCCCAAAGTGGCCAGGTTGGAAGTCTTAGCTCCTaatgaaatgtaatattttttgtGACTCCTGGTTGGAGTGCTCCCCCTTATGGAACCAAAATTTCTAGGCTAGCAGAGCAGAAAAGTCCAAggagcaggaagaaaaaaatgttcctaGTGGGTCACTAGAGGTGATAGTAAGTGGTACCATCCTCATTTCCACTCCTTGATTCCTAGACCATGAATCCTAGCTATAGAAGAAATAATTGTGTATATTGGAGGTTGATTCAAAACATATACAGTCTTCTGGAAAACACTACCCCAGTCCTCTAGGCTACTCCCATCTAATTGGCACTGTAACTGTCTTTTAAAAAGCCATTCCTGGATCAATGGCTGGatcaatggctcagtggttaagagtactggttgccctccaaaggacccaagtttaattCTAATCACCACCCATTTGGTgattcacaactatctgtaactcgagttgcagggggatctgacaccctctcttggcctccaagggcaccaagtGGTGAACAGACATACGCGCACACAGAGCATCCGTACACACAAAACTGAAAAAGTGAAAAGCCCATTCCATCTCTCTATCAAGCCAGCTCTCTTCAGGATGGTAGAAAACCTGGTAAGACCAATGAATTCCATGAGCACAGGCCGCCTGACTACTTCTCTGGCTTAGAAGTGAGTTCCTTGATTGGAAGCAAAGCTGTGTGCAGTACCACGGTGGTGGATAAGGCATTCTGCAAGTCTATGGATGATTTCACCAGAAGAATTATGTACAAGAAAGGAAAATCAATCCTTAAGTATTCAAATAAGGAAAACACACTGCGCTTTCCACAATGCCACCTGCCATCAGGTGGTAATTGTCACCATGGGGACTGGTGCCATAGTCTGTATTAGAGTTCTCTCAATAGACAGAACCAGTAGAATGGATGGATATATTGAGAGGGGACTTATTGGATTGGCTTAGATGATGTGGTCTGGGTAGTCCCGCAATGGCTGTCTCACACTAGAGAGGCCAAGGATCTGGTCGTCGTTCAATCCATGAGGCTGacgtctcagcagtcccaatcagGTACTGAAGCAAGGAAGGTTCCTGGAGAGCAGCAGctctggtcttcagtctacatgggaatcccaaagaagtaggttctaatgtcAGTAAGGAATGCATCTTTGAGAGCAGAGAAtagatggacttgccagcaagagtgaaggCCAGGGGACGAAAAGGAAAACTTCCTTCTCCCATCTCCCTTTCATCTGAGTTCCCATCCTACATTTAgggtggctctgcccacttcaaaGAGTCTCTTCAAAGGAGTCCCTCACAGGAGTGCCCCATGGCTTGCCTTCTAGTTGAGTTTAGacctagtcaagttgacaatcaagactaCCACCACAGCATTTGAGGGAGTCTGTAAAAAGATTCCGGTTCCGACATTTCTTCCACAATTAGCAAGTCCATGCCCAGAAAGATATGTGCTCCTTTGCTGTCATTGTTACTgactgaggcaaggtctctgttGCATAGCGTGGTTTGGAGCTTCTAGGCTCAAGTGAGCCTCTTCTCAGCCTTGGTAGTAGTCAGTAGCTGGGTGTACAGGTGCACCCTACCACACACAGTTCCTTGATTCTGAAACAGTACAATTTAGCAAACAACCACTGAGAGCCAACCTaccattcattcatctgtttcttCAACAAACACTGAGTGGGCACCAACTGTCTGCCAGACACCTGGGACGCTGGCCGTGTGCAGAGCAGATTCAATGCTTGCTCGCTCTCGGAAACTAGCTGGGGAGAAGGAGATGGAAAAATAAGGCTGGGGCGtgctcagtgggagagtgcttTCATGTCCAAGGAAGGCACTTGGATTTGATGCCTGGTACAACCAGTGAAGCTGGGCACTGTGCGAAGGTCAGCACTGTGAAGGGGACAAGGGGACAGCGCCGAGGAAGCAGGTGGTGTCGTGAACAGGCCACTCTGCACGATTGCAATGATCAGCGAATGTTCTTAGGGGAACTGGAGTCTAAGCTGAGACCTGCAGGCAGTTAGCAAGGCAAAGGGAGGGCCCGCTGCTGCAGGGTTCTTAGTAGAGGGAGCAGTACGCACAAAGGCTCTGCAGAAAGAAAGCAAGACCTGAAAGTTCGTGAGGAGCTCAGAATGAACACATTTTCTGGCCAGAAGGAGCTTGAGCCTGACGCGGGAGGTTCGTGTGGAGTCCGCAGTATTACGAAAGGGTGTGCTGGAGAGACATTTTTTGGAAACATGTGAATTCAGAGGTCATAGACTCAGGGTAGTATGTTTGGATAAGGGAACAGAGTCCGTTTTACTGAGCACCTAGTAGCCGAAGACAGAGTCAAAAGATAGAGTGGAAAGTCCGGATGCCACCTGAGGCATTTAATGTTGCAGGAAAGGGAAAACTCATAAAGGGTTGGGGTCAGGGTCATGCTGCTATCTCCCTTGCCAGCTGCTACAGGGTAAGCAGGGGCTGAGAAGGAGCCCACACCCTGTTTCAGGCTGCGCCTTGGGTGATGGTGGGATTCACTGAAGGTGTGCTTGGCCCAGATGTTTCTGGTTATGCTGATGACACTCATTCAGGACCAGCACTCAGCTGGGAGATGGGTAACCCCACTCTGAAAGAGCTTACAGGATCTGGCAGGTTTGGAACTAGGCATTTGATGGAGAGTGGGTCTGAGAGATGGAAAGACCTGGATCCATGTCCAGCTTTGAGCAATGTTCTTAACTGCCTGGAGCCTCGCTCTCCGCATGAGTAAGTGCCAATGTTATTTGTTAGTACTTATGGGCTTAATGACATCTATTTGGTGTTTTTGACTTTGAGACAGTGCCTtaccgtgtagaccaggctggcctggaactcagagacccacttgtcaatgcctccagggtgctgcgattaaagacatgtgccaccgtgcctgactgggttttttattttgattttaaagaaaggatctctgtaggccaagctggtctggaacttgaggattttgaactcctgatcctcctgcctctgcctcccaagagggTAAATCCCtgattgcttattttttttttttttttaggcagtgTCTTGCCAAGTAGTTTAGGCAGGACTCCATTTtatgatgcccctgcctctgctggcCAGCACTGTCACCTCTGCAAATAGGATTAGCACTGTCATTAATGGAATAGAGAAGAGAATTACAGTCCTTCTCAGGTTGCTTAAGCAAGGACGATTCCCTTCCCCCATGTAAGATGCCTGTGAGTTACCTCGCAAGGAGAATTTGGAGCTTGGGGAAGAAATCAGAGCTGGTAATAAAGATGAGGATGCCACCTGCAGATGAAGTTTACTTGAGAGCTGAGGGGAGGTCCCTGAGGGAGTCTTAGGAAGGAGGACAGGGCAGAAAAGCCTAGCGAAAGGCCTTAGGACAAAAACATCAACCGTCATGCTGTGTGCTCTGGGGGGCTGATGCAAGAGAAGGGCAGCCTGCCACGACTCAGCCTCTCACTCAAACCCCTGTCCCAGGTCTGTGACAGTCTTGGACGGCGACACACAGCTGCCTGTCCCCTCTGTGCATTCtgctccctgaagctggagcaGTGCCATGCTGAGAGCAACGTGCTGAGGCAGCACTGTGATGCTTCCCACAAGATACCCTTCATCAGCCCCTTCCTCTCATCCCAGAGCATATCCACCGGCAACCAGGTACCTCAACCGGGAAGCCTGCGGTGGGAAAGCTGAAGGGAACATGGGAAGGCGGCCTGGGGGTGGAGAGGCCTGTGCCTCTCACATGCCTCGTGTCCACAGGCGAGGATCCCAGACAAAGGCCGCTTTGGTGGGCTAGATATGTATGGAGGGCTGAGCTCTGACTTCTGGTGTAACCGGCTTGCCATGAAGGGCTGTGAAGATGAACGAGTCTCCAAATGGCTCAAGGCTGAGTTCCTAAGCTTCCAGGATGGGGATCTCCCCACGAAGGTCAGACCCTTTTCTTCAACCGTAGC belongs to Peromyscus eremicus chromosome 3, PerEre_H2_v1, whole genome shotgun sequence and includes:
- the Acrbp gene encoding acrosin-binding protein isoform X1 → MELAAGFLLLLLEVRLLPVTPLSAEDSSSASTPGSPLSSTEYERFFALLTPTWKAETTCRLRATHGCRNPTLVQLDQYENHGLVPDGAVCSDLPYASWFESFCQFAQYRCSNHVYYAKRVRCSQPVSILSPNTLKEIDSPPEVPATTMTSPMASHATATEQRQAFQPWPERLNNNVEELLQSSLSLGGKEQQGGHKQVQEQHKQELVQDHKQEDGQEQEEQEEEEEEEETKQEEGQGTEEGLESVSNLQSYSEPKFQSESLSPNPSSFTPRVREVDSAPLMMENIQELIRSAQEMDEMNELYDNSWRSQSTGSLLQLPHTETMMVLCYSIMENTCTMTPTAKAWSYMEEEILGFGDSVCDSLGRRHTAACPLCAFCSLKLEQCHAESNVLRQHCDASHKIPFISPFLSSQSISTGNQARIPDKGRFGGLDMYGGLSSDFWCNRLAMKGCEDERVSKWLKAEFLSFQDGDLPTKICDTDYVQYPNYCSFKSQQCLMKNQNRKVYRMRCMMNENYNVLSPAKSEEVILRWNQEFNTLALGQFG
- the Acrbp gene encoding acrosin-binding protein isoform X2; protein product: MELAAGFLLLLLEGSPLSSTEYERFFALLTPTWKAETTCRLRATHGCRNPTLVQLDQYENHGLVPDGAVCSDLPYASWFESFCQFAQYRCSNHVYYAKRVRCSQPVSILSPNTLKEIDSPPEVPATTMTSPMASHATATEQRQAFQPWPERLNNNVEELLQSSLSLGGKEQQGGHKQVQEQHKQELVQDHKQEDGQEQEEQEEEEEEEETKQEEGQGTEEGLESVSNLQSYSEPKFQSESLSPNPSSFTPRVREVDSAPLMMENIQELIRSAQEMDEMNELYDNSWRSQSTGSLLQLPHTETMMVLCYSIMENTCTMTPTAKAWSYMEEEILGFGDSVCDSLGRRHTAACPLCAFCSLKLEQCHAESNVLRQHCDASHKIPFISPFLSSQSISTGNQARIPDKGRFGGLDMYGGLSSDFWCNRLAMKGCEDERVSKWLKAEFLSFQDGDLPTKICDTDYVQYPNYCSFKSQQCLMKNQNRKVYRMRCMMNENYNVLSPAKSEEVILRWNQEFNTLALGQFG